The following DNA comes from Proteiniborus ethanoligenes.
GAATCGAAACTAAATCCAGGAGAATTCTTAATTCTTAATATTACACCCCTAGGAGCTTTACTTCCGTAGTTTTGTGCAATATATTCCAATGCGGCCTGATTACCTGATTCATTGTATATATTCACGATTTTTTCGTAATCATATTTACGCGCTTTAGGCATTTATTTTCCCTCCTTAGTATTCTGTTTCTTTGGTTTTTCCTCTTGTTTTATTTCAGGTAGATATTTCTCACCTTTGACACGAAAACTATCCCCTGTTATACTAAGGATATGACAATGATGAACTAATCTATCTAATATTGCGGTCGCTGCTAATTGGCCTGTAAATATTTCATCCCATCTGCTTAGGGGAAGATTAGTTGTTATGATTAGAGAGCTTTTTTCGTATCTTTGGCGGATAACCTGAAAAAATATGCTCTCTTTTTCTTTGTCCATTTTAACGTAGGAAAGCTCGTCTATGATAAGAAGCTGAACCTTGTTTAGAGCCTTTAACATCTGTTTTAAGGTATCCTTCTTAACTGCTTCCGATAGTTTGTCCATTAATTCCTTCGCATTGATAAACATAACAGTTTTTCCAGC
Coding sequences within:
- the istB gene encoding IS21-like element helper ATPase IstB — encoded protein: MMTKAMTYDDNYICEQLKLFKLVDIRENYQRIIEEAIKEKLGYKDFIIRLIQVEEEGKKRRLTERLTLKAGFDFIKTLDDIRYDFNESINYQKVKELGTLSFMDRNENIIIIGPPGVGKSMIATGIGINACNAGKTVMFINAKELMDKLSEAVKKDTLKQMLKALNKVQLLIIDELSYVKMDKEKESIFFQVIRQRYEKSSLIITTNLPLSRWDEIFTGQLAATAILDRLVHHCHILSITGDSFRVKGEKYLPEIKQEEKPKKQNTKEGK